One Bacillus sp. 1780r2a1 DNA segment encodes these proteins:
- a CDS encoding ABC transporter permease, producing MKIFFYLCSFTWKSMLKNWKSFSLLLLAPVLFLIGAGVILTETMKDEARIQKFPVAIVDEDDTLQTEYVIKQLTESEQLSSLINPVYPTKAEAQQMLSKNDIAALVVLPDGFSHSIATGENMPLVVVGNKNKPLQAQLFRYVMDSAADYTSAAQSGINTIDHFLQEEGASTAERQAEFRRSLLSFGLHVLDRGSVFEERIATSLFQQDMKQYYILSFFLLLLMIWTYSSLLFVKGLHSHAVLKRMQTHGVSSLHVHLAQFSCMFLLVFVLSLGLYAVGIEKLGLSLSYTWGQLVGSVAASAFAFLATFALLQVIFTSEKMYQLVGILFLAAASLVGGHILPSVYLPEWLLPLQAWSVNAWSLQMMFGLFGGYESVDWSESMTWLVVYGLTAFSLSLLWTALFQKRRVSL from the coding sequence TACTTGCTCCTGTTCTATTTTTAATAGGAGCAGGAGTCATATTAACAGAAACAATGAAGGATGAAGCACGGATACAAAAGTTTCCGGTGGCAATTGTTGATGAAGATGATACGCTTCAAACAGAATACGTCATCAAACAGTTAACGGAAAGTGAACAGCTAAGCTCACTTATCAATCCTGTTTATCCAACAAAAGCAGAAGCACAACAAATGCTGTCCAAAAACGACATTGCAGCGCTTGTTGTGTTACCAGATGGATTTAGTCATTCAATTGCAACGGGAGAAAACATGCCTCTTGTTGTAGTGGGGAATAAAAACAAGCCGCTTCAAGCTCAGCTGTTTCGCTATGTGATGGATAGCGCAGCTGACTATACATCAGCTGCTCAAAGCGGAATTAATACAATTGATCACTTTCTACAAGAAGAAGGAGCCAGCACGGCAGAGAGACAAGCTGAATTTCGTCGTAGCCTTCTTTCGTTTGGGCTTCATGTTCTTGATCGAGGAAGCGTGTTTGAAGAACGAATAGCAACATCTTTGTTTCAGCAAGATATGAAGCAGTATTATATTCTATCATTCTTTTTATTACTGCTTATGATTTGGACCTACAGCAGCCTGCTTTTTGTAAAGGGACTTCATTCACATGCAGTGCTTAAGCGCATGCAGACTCACGGAGTATCCTCACTACACGTTCACCTTGCCCAGTTTAGCTGTATGTTCTTACTCGTTTTCGTTTTATCGCTAGGATTATACGCAGTAGGAATAGAGAAGCTGGGTTTGTCACTATCGTACACGTGGGGTCAACTGGTTGGCAGCGTTGCCGCTAGTGCATTCGCATTTTTAGCAACGTTTGCGCTCTTACAAGTTATCTTTACGAGTGAAAAGATGTATCAGCTAGTAGGCATTCTTTTCCTTGCTGCAGCCTCTCTTGTAGGCGGGCATATTTTACCTAGCGTTTATTTACCAGAGTGGTTGCTACCCCTTCAGGCCTGGTCGGTTAACGCTTGGTCGCTGCAAATGATGTTTGGTTTATTCGGAGGCTATGAGTCGGTAGACTGGTCGGAATCCATGACTTGGCTTGTGGTTTACGGGCTCACTGCTTTCAGTTTGTCTCTCCTCTGGACGGCACTGTTTCAAAAAAGGAGAGTGAGCCTATGA
- a CDS encoding ABC transporter permease, translating to MNLMMEKLKGIIRKPFLLILLLVVPAAGAYVGQMFLQNVENDVKIPVAIADEDQSEFSKQVIQRVATNERIKLTATTADEGEKQLLRNEVDSLFIIREGFMDNIKKEDYEETIELVKMPASVATSVVEEVIASEVTRLSSNSKAAIQVERLYERYRWKKPATLWEDAYRYTDEQWKPEPLMTIQYVTDGQEGAQPDQKQQIINRSVPLWGFLTLIVSLMAMEWVLKEKGPIFKRMKTVPKGIMSYVNQSVAAYGFILIIQTILSFFFFLKIGAVTDSRVLLLMLLYLCFCLAFSFWLATESRHIGRYYIAGLLLAMMFSIIGGVFFPISDIAEQLSTIATWLPQHLLVTQQLVLAKELWMQLGTILVITILLWLKAVWNVRSIT from the coding sequence ATGAATCTCATGATGGAAAAGCTAAAGGGGATTATCCGAAAGCCATTTTTACTTATACTTCTTCTGGTGGTGCCTGCTGCAGGTGCTTATGTAGGCCAAATGTTTCTTCAAAACGTTGAGAACGATGTGAAAATTCCAGTTGCCATTGCAGATGAAGATCAAAGTGAGTTTTCCAAACAAGTAATTCAGCGGGTTGCTACGAATGAGAGAATCAAATTGACAGCTACAACGGCGGATGAAGGAGAGAAACAGCTGCTTCGAAACGAAGTTGATAGTTTATTTATCATTCGAGAAGGCTTTATGGACAATATTAAAAAAGAAGATTATGAAGAAACGATTGAGCTGGTGAAAATGCCAGCATCAGTTGCTACGAGCGTTGTAGAAGAAGTGATTGCCAGTGAGGTAACGCGCTTATCAAGTAACAGTAAAGCAGCTATTCAAGTAGAACGCCTGTATGAACGCTATCGTTGGAAAAAGCCCGCGACTCTATGGGAAGATGCGTATCGCTATACGGACGAGCAGTGGAAGCCGGAACCGTTAATGACCATTCAATATGTGACTGATGGACAAGAAGGTGCACAACCAGATCAAAAACAACAGATTATAAATCGCTCTGTTCCGCTGTGGGGCTTTTTGACGCTTATTGTTTCGCTTATGGCAATGGAATGGGTTCTAAAGGAAAAAGGGCCTATTTTTAAGCGAATGAAGACCGTTCCAAAAGGTATTATGTCTTATGTAAATCAATCGGTAGCAGCATACGGGTTTATTTTGATTATCCAAACAATCCTGAGCTTTTTCTTCTTTTTGAAAATCGGAGCGGTGACAGATAGCAGAGTGCTGTTGCTAATGCTCCTATATCTCTGCTTTTGCTTAGCTTTTAGCTTTTGGTTAGCTACGGAATCGCGTCATATCGGTCGCTACTACATCGCAGGATTGTTACTTGCCATGATGTTCAGTATTATCGGGGGAGTATTTTTTCCAATCAGTGACATAGCGGAGCAGCTAAGCACAATTGCTACATGGCTTCCTCAGCATCTATTGGTTACGCAGCAGCTTGTACTTGCTAAAGAGCTTTGGATGCAGCTTGGAACAATACTAGTCATCACCATTTTATTGTGGTTAAAAGCAGTGTGGAATGTGAGGTCGATTACATGA
- a CDS encoding ABC transporter ATP-binding protein, which yields MISIEKVSKRYGRKKSLNKVSLHVKKGEVLGLLGPNGAGKSTLLSILATLTKPSSGEVVINGQRLKKAKKHIRNQIGYVPQDIALWEELTVKENMRLWSKMTGRSVSDDELKTLCKSVQLEGKWSEKVQSLSGGMKRKLNIAVALIHKPAILLMDEPTVGIDLQSKMEIGRYIQKLTREGKTVIYITHDLNEILGLCHRFAVLKEGEIQFIGTMEEARSATRQNSDEAVIYQLLHPAVQRGY from the coding sequence ATGATTTCAATTGAAAAAGTAAGTAAGCGTTACGGAAGAAAAAAATCATTAAATAAAGTATCTTTGCATGTGAAAAAAGGTGAGGTGCTTGGGCTATTAGGACCAAACGGTGCTGGTAAGTCTACGCTTTTATCTATTTTAGCAACGCTTACTAAGCCTTCTAGCGGCGAAGTGGTCATCAACGGTCAGCGATTAAAAAAAGCTAAAAAGCACATTCGTAATCAAATTGGCTACGTCCCGCAAGATATTGCGCTGTGGGAAGAGCTAACGGTAAAAGAAAACATGCGACTGTGGAGCAAAATGACGGGGCGATCGGTATCAGATGATGAGCTCAAAACGCTTTGTAAGTCCGTACAGCTAGAGGGGAAATGGAGCGAAAAAGTTCAAAGCCTATCAGGGGGAATGAAGCGAAAGCTCAATATTGCTGTTGCGCTCATTCATAAACCGGCGATTTTACTTATGGACGAGCCGACGGTTGGAATTGATTTGCAGTCGAAAATGGAGATTGGCAGATACATTCAAAAGCTTACGAGAGAAGGAAAAACAGTCATTTATATTACGCATGACTTAAATGAAATTCTCGGTTTATGTCACCGGTTTGCTGTGTTAAAAGAAGGAGAAATACAGTTTATCGGTACGATGGAAGAAGCGAGAAGCGCAACAAGACAAAACAGTGACGAAGCGGTTATCTATCAGCTCCTTCATCCAGCGGTGCAGCGCGGTTATTAG